The proteins below come from a single Triticum aestivum cultivar Chinese Spring chromosome 5D, IWGSC CS RefSeq v2.1, whole genome shotgun sequence genomic window:
- the LOC123125182 gene encoding uncharacterized protein codes for MGKTSKQALLATGNTARSEVRKAGLLLSQAAGMRGWAHDVSLRETRERLIGQSMEALSNAEILASLEEEDARRAIAQEAKTDPNAYQVCDQEEDQQELLLMENMADDDDEYVKCEAAAPKEAYDPAFILENDTMTPRILADAAKGEIGLADEVAVATKSGQQKKRVNLSTEEFLALLEEEQAGRKIAQEASTGPNAYQSCAQSDDDWSDKEEQQEVMELLKQNMADDYDERAKFEAAATEEAATEDEIRMMRISEEATEVAAEEEMMMMGLGDLAEEDAEELTKSGEQNKRRRRRNRSAHDMMVEARDKQGKRPQEALTDPYAYEARGHRIDWDWIFARHYGPFDQITSIPPSCFTHHRFPNPYAEPQETLQIFSIKVGKIKKPLKWPLHVFGSVAVRDVMDHNRIMVFHRERENCQTLIKKDRFLTLTGPTRGVVVDVHPTYIEVDLKVKGATELEDMDLSYLVVRSMPCSPSYRAVPSKLSTLELTYIRLHNCVEAAISVKVKKHGLWPGCRGLFTASTASYEDMEILLLAFEGDRLPVDASRRIELSRRVVCVELHQPEGKLVFSAKALHGSDQKNVRRVRKTFTPKRAGKSKENIKIGSCEMEVTVTWSLLPSCKYDYDKSLERA; via the exons atggGGAAGACATCTAAGCAGGCTTTGCTGGCGACGGGGAACACTGCGAGATCTGAAGTGCGGAAGGCGGGGCTGTTGCTCTCGCAGGCTGCGGGGATGCGTGGATGGGCGCATGATGTTTCATTGagagagacgagggagcgcctgatTGGCCAGTCTATGGAGGCTCTGTCGAATGCAGAAATCTTGGCCTCACTGGAAGAGGAGGATGCAAGGAGAGCGATAGCTCAGGAAGCCAAGACTGATCCAAATGCCTACCAAGTGTGTGATCAGGAGGAGGATCAGCAGGAGCTCCTCTTGATGGAGAATATGGCGGATGATGACGATGAGTATGTCAAGTGTGAAGCAGCAGCGCCTAAAGAGGCATATGATCCAGCCTTTATTCTTGAGAATGACACGATGACGCCGAGGATCCTAGCGGACGCCGCTAAGGGGGAAATCGGCCTGGCTGATGAGGTGGCTGTGGCGACTAAAAGTGGACAGCAGAAGAAGAGAGTTAATCTGTCGACTGAAGAATTTTTGGCGTTACTGGAGGAGGAGCAAGCAGGAAGAAAGATAGCCCAGGAAGCCAGCACTGGTCCAAATGCCTACCAATCCTGTGCTCAATCGGATGATGATTGGTCTGATAAGGAGGAGCAGCAAGAGGTGATGGAGCTCCTGAAGCAGAATATGGCGGATGACTATGATGAGCGTGCCAAGTTTGAAGCAGCAGCGACTGAAGAGGCGGCTACTGAGGATGAGATAAGGATGATGAGGATCTCTGAGGAAGCGACTGAGGTAGCTGCTGAGGAGGAGATGATGATGATGGGATTGGGGGATCTGGCCGAGGAGGACGCTGAGGAGCTGACCAAAAGTGGAGAGCAGAATAAGAGGAGGAGGAGACGCAATCGGTCCGCTCATGACATGATGGTGGAAGCGAGAGACAAGCAAGGGAAACGTCCTCAGGAAGCCTTAACCGATCCATACGCCTACGAGGCCCGTGGTCACCGCATAGATTGGGACTGGATCTTCGCCAGACACTACGGCCCCTTTGACCAGATTA CGTCCATCCCACCCTCGTGTTTCACCCACCATCGCTTCCCTAACCCCTATGCCGAGCCACAGGAAACTCTTCAGATCTTCTCGATCAAAGTTGGAAAAATAAAGAAGCCCCTAAAGTGGCCATTGCATGTTTTTGGTTCAGTAGCTGTACGGGATGTGATGGATCACAATCGCATAATGGTCTTCCATCGGGAAAGGGAGAACTGCCAAACCCTCATTAAGAAG GATCGTTTTCTTACGCTGACAGGTCCTACCCGAGGAGTTGTGGTGGATGTACATCCTACCTATATTGAGGTTGATCTGAAAGTAAAGGGCGCCACTGAATTGGAGGATATGGATTTAAGCTATTTAGTAGTCAGGTCTATGCCATGCAGCCCGTCTTATCGTGCTGTGCCTAGCAAGCTTAGCACATTGGAGTTGACATATATTCGGTTGCACAACTGTGTGGAAGCCGCAATCAGTGTCAAAGTCAAAAAGCATGGGTTATGGCCTGGCTGCAGGGGATTATTCACTGCCAGCACAGCTAGTTACGAAGACATGGAGATTTTGTTGCTTGCTTTTGAAGGTGATAGGTTGCCGGTTGATGCTAGTAGAAGGATTGAACTTTCACGACGTGTGGTCTGTGTCGAGCTTCATCAGCCTGAAGGTAAGCTAGTATTTTCGGCGAAGGCACTGCATGGTAGTGATCagaaaaatgtgaggagagttcgCAAGACTTTTACTCCCAAGAGAGCTGGTAAAAGCAAGGAGAATATTAAGATTGGTTCCTGTGAGATGGAGGTAACTGTCACATGGTCCCTACTTCCCAGTTGCAAGTATGACTATGATAAATCTTTGGAAAGAGCTTAA
- the LOC123125183 gene encoding UDP-glucosyltransferase UGT13248 translates to MVHADETTHILLVPYPAQGHLNPILQFGKRLAGHGGVRCTVAATRFVVGSTKPSPGSVHVAVFSDGCDAGGPAELGGHKGPYFERLEAAGSEALDELLRSEAASGRPVRVVVYDTFMPWVAPLARRYGAACAAVLTQTCAVDIMYTHARAGRMPVPVREGDSPLELPGLSSRLGAADVPTFLTDSDAHHPSLRDLLMNQFAGLDAVDHVFVNSFFDLEPQEAEYLASTLGARTIGPTVPSAYLDKRLPDDASYGFHLHTPMTAVTKAWLDARPPRSVVYASFGSIVAPGPDQMAEVADGLRYAGSPFLWVVRATETAKLPEGFAARAAARGDLIVPWCPQLEVLAHGAVGCFVTHCGWNSTVEALSAGVPMVAVPQWSDQPTNAKYIEDLWRVGVRARPDAGGLVRKREVERCVRDVMGGKEYRRRASEWREKAKAAVSEGGSSDRNIADFLSKYRVGK, encoded by the exons ATGGTGCACGCCGACGAAACCACCCACATCCTCCTCGTCCCGTACCCGGCCCAGGGCCACCTCAACCCGATCCTCCAGTTCGGCAAGCGGCTCGCCGGCCACGGCGGCGTCCGGTGCACCGTCGCGGCCACCCGGTTCGTCGTCGGCTCCACCAAGCCGTCCCCGGGCTCGGTGCACGTCGCCGTCTTCTCCGACGGCTGCGACGCCGGCGGGCCCGCTGAGCTGGGCGGGCACAAGGGCCCCTACTTCGAGCGGCTGGAGGCGGCCGGGTCCGAGGCGCTGGACGAGCTCCTCCGGTCCGAGGCGGCGAGTGGCCGCCCAGTGCGCGTGGTGGTGTACGACACGTTCATGCCGTGGGTGGCGCCCCTGGCGCGGCGGTACGGCGCGGCGTGCGCGGCGGTGCTCACCCAGACGTGCGCCGTGGACATCATGTACACGCACGCGCGGGCCGGGCGCATGCCGGTGCCGGTGCGCGAGGGGGACTCCCCACTCGAGCTCCCTGGACTGTCGTCCCGGCTCGGCGCCGCCGACGTGCCGACGTTCCTGACCGACAGCGACGCGCACCACCCGTCCCTCCGCGACCTGCTGATGAACCAGTTCGCCGGGCTCGACGCCGTGGATCACGTGTTCGTCAACTCTTTCTTCGACTTGGAGCCTCAG GAAGCGGAGTACCTGGCGTCGACGCTGGGGGCCAGGACGATCGGGCCGACGGTGCCGTCGGCGTACCTGGACAAGCGCCTGCCCGACGACGCGTCGTACGGCTTCCACCTGCACACCCCGATGACGGCCGTGACCAAGGCGTGGCTGGACGCGCGCCCGCCGCGCTCAGTCGTGTACGCCTCCTTCGGCAGCATCGTGGCGCCGGGGCCGGACCAGATGGCCGAGGTGGCCGACGGCCTCCGCTACGCCGGCAGCCCATTCCTGTGGGTGGTCCGCGCCACGGAGACGGCCAAGCTGCCGGAGGGCttcgcggcgagggcggcggcgcggggggacCTGATCGTGCCGTGGTGCCCGCAGCTGGAGGTGCTGGCGCACGGCGCCGTGGGGTGCTTCGTGacgcactgcgggtggaactcCACCGTGGAGGCGCTGAGCGCCGGCGTGCCGATGGTGGCCGTGCCGCAGTGGTCGGACCAGCCGACCAACGCCAAGTACATCGAGGACCTGTGGCGCGTCGGCGTGCGCGCGCGGCCGGACGCCGGCGGGCTGGTGAGGAAGCGGGAGGTGGAGAGGTGCGTGAGGGACGTGATGGGCGGCAAGGAGTACCGGAGGAGGGCGTCGGAGTGGAGGGAGAAGGCCAAGGCGGCCGTGAGCGAGGGCGGCAGCTCCGACCGCAACATCGCCGATTTCCTCTCGAAATATCGCGTGGGAAAATGA